The genomic stretch TCTTAAGAATATTAGTTTTGAGTTTAAAGTGTAAACAATGAAACTAAAATAGTATTTGCGTAGTTCATGCTGTTGCTGAAAGGGAAGCCTATGAGCAGTTCTTTTatggctttttttttaaatctgatgGTATATGGCTATCCCATTCCAGACTGCTTGTGCTGCCATGAGTAATTCACACAGCTTTCATAACCCTTTTTCGAAAGGCGCTGTTAATGAGATTTTGGAAGCTATGCCAGTCGGCCATACAGTCAGGCATCATGCCTCTAGccgtgcagtgttgcatttcaGACTGGGAGCTTCTGCAGGGGAGGCAGCCACGTCCTGTCTGTCTGATGGTAGTATGGCGAGAACCTTTTCTTAGGAGAACCCCGACTGATACTTGGCTTCCTTTGGGCCGACACAAAGCACGTTTATGCAGTTTTACTGTTAATTTATGGAAACGGACCAGCTATTGGAGATACTTTTATTGAATGTAACTTAAAGATTTATTTCTGGACAAGTATTATAAATGCATATTAACATTGTGTCAATGGAATTTAATATTAGTGAAAATattacaaacaacaacaaatttatttttgtatagcgcattatcacagcattacatcgtctcaaagcgctttacagcatccgcacccaaagcccccagtgaacaAGCCAAatgcgacagtggcaaggaaaaactcccaagaaggaagaaaccttgggagggaccagactcaaagggggagcccctcctccaggggccagcagggatagtcaaataggagagatggttaagtgccagagatggttaagtgccaagtcatgCTGTCCAAGTCATGAGATTTGAGAAATAACTGGACAGCagagaggtgatgacaagccagtgccaagtcttcttccaatcgccaggcaactaaAGATAAGGCAGCAGATCATATAtgaaagatgacacaggcagaacggtgagctggatgcagggacgtcactggtggtggcgacgtcacatgtagtagGGTATGCCGGACATCTTGATcaattgaggtctccaggcatcaccccccaggaggagtaggggaaataaaatgtacaattaggcaaagtaggggaggctattggcagtgctaaaagctaggtgagtgcaatgtgcaagctccggcagatatggctatggcagcatcagtaggagggagaggcaagtgggaatgcaggcatggggagtccctgaaatgtcagcactccaattccacaagggggcgtgaagctagagtgacagcactgacagtccagtttatccaaagccaatggcaccgatccccacccagctctacacctcacactacaggtctgactgggagtgaggagttagctagagctagaactagtgttcCTATActctaaactaaacaggtgtgtttttagtctagacttgaatattgagagtgagcctgaaacccgcacatccggtggaagaccattccacagctgaggagctctgtaggagaaagctctgcagcctgccgtagctctgtctaccctaggcactaacagaacATATTACTGATATAAAGTAGGTATGACAGCGGGAAAAATGGTAATAATTACTAAATGTGtcgtattttaatatattttaacatTACTGCGCTAATGATGTGTTTACAAAATCCTCCTGTAACTGTTATATTTTATTAAGAAATTCCCTTTAGCAGAATGTTTTGCACCTTCCTCACAGGCTCCCAGATGAAACATATTTAAGCCTGTGTCCCATCTGTGAAttcttttcttttaatttccTCCAGTCTCTGGGGGATGTGGCATAATCACGATGGCTCCCTTATCAGCCATATAAGCAGAGAGGGGGTTCTGCACTTCAGATCTGGCAGCTTTTCCCCCCTTCTCCTCTGTGTTTTGATGTAGGCTTTGTGTAAAGAGCTCTAAGGATGGGTGTCACCCTCTGCATTAAGATCTTTTCATTGGTGCAGGTTCTCCAATCATCTGTTTGGTTGGTTTTTCGCCAGCTGGTAATCTTACCCTATATTAAACACAACAGAATGCCTGCTAATGCTTGGCATCTCTTATACATGGCCAGTACCTCACCAAGAAGTAACGTGTTTGACCCTGCTGAGAATCTCCTGGAGAGAAGGGACACAAAGACACAACTTGTCCTTTTTATAAAAGCATTGAATAAATGTGAATCTCACAGGCTTTGAGAAAAGTTCTTGCACTAACCAGGCTGAAGTTTCCTATCACTAATTGAAAAGCTGTGACACTTTGCTTATTTCAGCTTTTTGTTCAGCTGGATAAAGTTAGCAAAATTAACACTTTTAGAATGCATTGAAAAATACATATTCATTTGAAATGCAGAATACATCTACATTTAAACAGGATATACTGGGGAAAAGGAGACTTATTTTAGTGAGGGGAATTTAAATCATTGGCTAAAATGCACAGGCACATATGGCTAAATAGCATTATCCATTGCCAATAAATCAAATTTCCAGAGTGTTTGCAGTAAATAAGCATTTGTTCTATTTCTGTTAATTATATAGGACTGTAGTTAGGGGTATGGAGCAAGAGTGATGGCGGTGTTGGGGAGCCACTGGGGTCGGGGTTAGTGGGAGATGTGGGGTTGGGGTTAAAGGGGCAAGCGCAATGGTGGGATTATCATGTAACTCTCAGAAAATCTTAGGATTCAGTATTGTGGTCTGGTCTGAGAGCATGCATCGTTAAAAGCTCATTGAAGGAAAGCCAGCTCCCGAGAAGCTCTGTGATGTAGGTTGTGTTCACTATATCGGCATTTTAGTAGTGCTACAGACAGAGATTTGATTTAAACGTAAAGTAAGTTCATCGCTCACTGTTGTGTGTGAGTGCCGTTTCTTAAACCTGATGTGCAGGAATCTGATGAGGCTGCCCCAGTGTCCATTATATTAAATTTTAGTAGAGCAATGTTTGCAAGATGCATTTCTAATGACATTAAAGTAATGCCAGACACCAGacatttttctaatatttagtATGCGGGTGTGTGAAACAATATCGGTCACCATTattatgtacactgaacaaaaatataaacgcaacacttttgtttttgctcccatttttcatgagatggacttaaagatctacaattcattccagatacacaatattaccatttctctcaaacatttctcacaaatcagtctaaatgtgtgatagtggcacttctgctttgctgagataatccatcccacctcacaggtgtgccacatcaagatgctgatctgacatcatgggtagtgcacaggtgtaccttatactgcccacaataaaaggccaccctggaatgtgcagttttgtctcacagcaaaatgccacagatgccacaagcattgagggagcgtgcaattggcatgcggacagcaggaatgtcaaccagatctgttgctcgtgcattgaatgttcatttctcaaccataagccgtctccaaaggcgtttcagagaatatggcagtacatccaaccggcctcacaaccgcagaccacgtgtaaccacaccagcccaggacctccacatccagcaggttcacctccaagatcgtctgagaccagccactcagacagataatgcacggccccatgttgcaaggatctgtacacagttcttggaagctgaaaatgtcccagttcttgcatggccagcatactcaccggacatgtcacccgttgagcatgtttgggatgtgcttgaccggcgtatacgacagcgtgtaccagttcccactaatatccaacaacttcgcacagccattgaagaggagtggaccaacattccacaggccacaattgacaatctgataaactctatgcgaagaagatgtgttgcattgcatgaggcaaatggtggtcacaccagatactgaccggttctgagtccccagacccccaataaagcaaaaaactgcacattccagggtggccttttattgtgggcagtataaggtacacctgtgcactacccatgatgtcagatcagcatcttgatgtggcacacctgtgaggtgggatggattatctcagcaaagcagaagtgctcactatcacacatttagactgatttgtgagaaatgtttgagagaaatggtaatattgtgtatctggaatgaattgtaggtctttaagtccatctcatgaaaaatgggagcagaaacaagagtgttgcgtttatatttttgttcagtatataaccAGGGAATTATCGGCAGTAACTGTCAATTAATCTTTAACCAATACAATTGGTACATCTTTACCAATGATTAAAATTGTGTCTGAAATAGCACAGAGGTCCTGTGAGTGCAAAAAACCCCACAGGTTTTtattgtctgtgtgcttcctcaGGCCTTCTGGCTGCATGCTGGTGGACACCCTGGAGAATGTGCCCTCAGAGCTGCAGGTTTGTGTAGACTGGCTGCTATCCTACTTCCAGAATCCACGGTCCCTACAAAAAGGGGACATGCCAGCCCTGCACCATGCCATCCTGCTGGAAGGTGGGTAACAGCACTGACTGCTTATCAGCACTGAAATGGGAGGCTTCACCTGGAGCCTTATCCTGGGCCTTCTGGCAGGGAGAACCAAAGGGGGGGCAGCTTAGGGTCCTTatgtcatttaatttttttagtgTTTTTAAAGTTACTGCATAGTTAGTTCATATTTATTGTTCAGCAAAATATATTCAGACTAGAACATGAGCAAGTTTCTTGCAGTGCTGTACCTCTTTTCACTGTAGTGATTAAATCATTAGTGAGTTAATGGTTTATGTGAAAAATGATATGGGAGAAGCTGTCTGTAATGTATGTGAGACGAGGTGAAGTAAGGTTGCTCAAAAACCAGGATTACAGTGCCTTAGTAGAGGGCACAGCCACCTGAAAAAGGTGCTCTGCTACAGCATGGCTATGCAGAAACACACCAGGAGCAATTAGGATGGTAGCCCTCGCTCTGATACAGCTGCTCCCAGCACTGTAGGTTATGACTGAAAACTTTATGGTTTTAATGAAGTCGTCAGAATTTGTGCAGTTCTTTATTAGGTCCTGCTCACAATGGGATTCTCCCTTTCTTTAGCCAGGAGTTATAAATACTCGTTGGGCTGTCATAGTAGGGTGACTGTTATAAAAATGTGATTCATGAtttcatccatttcttttattgATTTGCAGATAGTTGTCTTATAAGATGAGTTATGTTTTCTTTCTTCCAGTTTCAGCCAGATAACTAGGTTCAGAGTCTGCCACGCATGTGTGCCGCacgttaaccctctggagtcaaCGATGCCGCGTATCTTTCTCGTGTAATTCATAACAcgctgaaatccatccatccatccattttccaaaccgcttatcctactgggttgtggggggtccggagcctatcccggaagcaatgggcacgaggctgggaacaacccaggatggggggccagcccatcgcagggcacagtcacacaccattcactcacacatgcacgcctatgggcaatttagcaactccaattagcctcagcatgttttttggactgtggggggaaaccggagtacctggaggaaaccccttgacgacatggggagaacatgcaaactccacacacatgtgacccaggcggagactcgaatccgggtcccagaggtgtgaggcaacagtactcaCCACTGGACCACCATACCGCCCCTATGTTATTtagtaattaattttatttttattatatgtaGACTATGCATATAAGCCCAATATTAGCACACTCATCTGATATTGTGCATCCCCCTGCCCTCAGACACCTTCACCAGCCGAGTGCTCCACACACTTCTGAGATATGTGAAGATTGGGGAGACCGTTTCTTACAAGCGTCTCGCAGAAATGGCTGGAAACATCCGGGCGGCCAGGGCGGTCGGCGGAGCCATGCGCCGAAACCCAGTGAGTAAGCTACAAGAATAAGTGACACGAGTGAACAGCCATTCCGGTTCACAGTCCTTAGAGATTGAAGGAAATACGTTCCTTACACCTGCAGCGGCTGTTTAGAAAAATTTAAAGGAGAACAAGGAAAACTTGTGGTTAAATGAAAGCATTTTTCATAAAGCTTTATAAGAGGTGTGGAAACATTAAAGGGTGATGAGATTATTATGAACAATAACATTTACAAACCTTTGTGATGCATTCCACTTTAGCAGTCAGATTATGACAAGGATAAAGATGCTGAATCTTTGGGTCGTCTTTGCTATGTACTAGCTCTGCACAGAGCACCAGATTCCTGGGTCCCTCTGTTAAATTGCAGCACATAATTTCATGCTCCATGTTGATCTTGGGGAACAAGGTATCACTACTCATTTGATGAAAGTTGGACTGCAATTCAAAGTAAAGGAATGCATGCTgtctttataaaaatctgtaaaatgCGAGACACTGACTGTTGGCCAGCGAGCCAACACCATTTATCACAAAGTGCTTAGGTCCCATGGTAAACTCAAATTTtgttgtaaaaaatgttgtaaaGTCATTGCAGCCTGTGGCCTATGGGTGAAACAATACAATGCTAGACATTAAATATATGCAGCAGCCCTGTGTCTATAATTTTGAAATGTCTGGTATGTTACCTTTACTTGCTGTTTGCTGTTTTACACTCACCAGTGATAATCACACCCGTTTTCATACAAAGTCCCCCGGCTCACCAACATCAACATATGTGTCTCCCATTCCAGGTTCCCCTGCTCATCCCATGTCATCGTGTGATCTCCAGTGACAGGCAGCCGGGAAATTACATGGGCGGAAAGGGCAACCACATGAAATGCTGGCTACTGGCTCATGAGAGAGCTGGCGGCTGGGACAGTCCACCTCCCCAGGGTGGGACGGGGGTGAGGCGCAGTTGTGATTCTGCTAATAGACCAGGCCTGAAAGATTGCTCAGAGCTGCTGGGGGGCAGTCGTAGGAGTGATGTGAACACAGAGGAAATGAATCAGAAGTGAAGTATGTCACTGCCTCTATATTAAAGAAGCTGTTTATGTCCTGCAGGATGGAGCTTATGCTCACTCTCCCACTTTGCGTTTTATGAGGGATTGAATCCCACACAACGGGCCTGTCCCTATGCTTAGTCAGGTGTTGTTCTGTTTGAAAGTGTGAAGAGTTAACTGCAGTAATGGATGGGACTGTCTCTGCAAAATCTGTAATGCATTAGAGCATTAGAATCTGGATTTCCTGATCTTTGTCAAAATACCAGCTTGGGACAAAGGGTCACACACAAGACCAGTAGATCGTATGTTAGTACTGAtggtaacatacagtaaggttacCATGGTAttttaaaactaatattttactaAGCAGCAACAGATTCTCCTCATGATAAACAAAGAACCAACACAATTGAGCCAAAATTtgtttgaaaataaaattttctccactggaatgttctggaagttTTCTTTGACTTGGGAAAGACATTTGAGCCTAAATAAATTTTGATGCAGAATACACAGAGTGCCTGTGATTGCTGACTGCATCCAGGAGATCAATGGATTGAGTctctttattttcatttgtaCATTTTTTCCCATTTCTCATGTTATTTGCTTCTGTTGtctccatttattttttatttagtgtATCGAAAATGTGTAAATGGAAACATAGATTCCTTTAAGCATAAAAATATAATCTGCGGTTCTGTTCAGTGACCACCACAATTTTTGGCATCCTtcgtaaagatttgtaaaagggGTTAGAAATAAATCAGCCTTTCAGTGAAGTAAGCTttatctcacactgaaaaaaattcatccaacctttcattgaaatacattttgttccaaaaaaaaaaaaacaatccttcatcaagaaataacaattttctaataaaaacacatttgcCATGATTGTTGGCACCCCTGGAAATGATAGTGTACACAATATAACTGAAACATATTTCCCCTGTAAATTGTATGTCTTTGAGTTGAGTGAttaggaaccttcaagctgtaatccatgacttcgTGACTAACTCGGGTACAATTATGAGGTGACAGAgcccaaattcccttagtcacCCAACAACATAGGAAACATAAGAGAAAATAcagaccaaatgagggagaagtgtgttgacaaacataagtcagggaatgggtattaaaaaatagctactcCCCTGAAAATGGCCATTTCTACGGTtatggcaataaaaaaaaagtggacAACAACTTAATACTTTAAGATGCCCCTTTGGGTCATACGTCTATGTCATACGTCTGTGAATAGCTTTCCAAATAACTACTGAATGTAACAAGGAGCAATATATATTTCTAATTGTGAACTGCCTGTTACGGCAGCAGTTGCCATAGGTTGAGCAAGGACAGGAATTGGGGTATAATGATTGTGTTTCAGAAAGTGTTTCTGGGGTGTGTCACCAGCTTCAACGATGGGCATGTAACACATTGGAGTTTCAGGAGTATCCATGTGCTGGGTGGTCTGCATAAGGCTGCTGTTTGTCTTTGCAGCCTTTTCTAATTACTAGACCCCGCACCGGAGCAATCGCCTCCACCGACAGAGACTGCGCCCAAGCAACCGCCCTCCTGCTCTGACACGCCCGGAGACGCGCGCCCTAGGAGGGGGGTTTCAAAGGGCAAACGGCCGCCTCTACCGGCGATTCCAGCATCCCCGCAGTCACCTCAGCGGCAACCGCCTCCGCTGCCGGCGCAGCCGCTTCCACTGCGGGCACAGCCGCCTCCTCTGCCGCCTGCTGCACCTGAGCAGGCACTTCCTCTGCCAGTGGCCcaggctcccgagcaggcgcacctatgaccgcctgcgcagccgcttcCGCTGCCggcgcagccgcctccgctgccggcGCAACCTTCCACACCACCGCCTGCTGCTCCTGAGCAGGCGCTTGCCTTGCCCGAGGACCAGATTCCTGAACAGACACATCCCCGGTCTGCAGCGCCCACGcctgaggcgctccctctgccggCAGCCCCCTCGCCCACACCCGAGGCGCGTTCTGTGTATTCCCTGCCTGTGGCTCCTGAGATTCCTGATCCTGACCCCACTCCTATCCCTTTGGCCCCAgttcccgaggaggtcccaaAGGACTCCATcgaagctcctccctcttcggaggtggaggagcttgaatggcaCCCCTCGGGGACCTTGCTGGCAACCCCGTCACCTTCACCCCGACAAGCCCGACCCCGGTCgtgggtccttatgtctgtgtcccataaggggagaggacacagacgctgggctagggtccctcccgccctgccccctggctcgccctcgctcgcctgcgctgggcctcagggggcgcctgcgggtcctggtccTCCAGGTCGGCAATCGCCTGCAAGTTCCCCTCCGCAACCTcttcgccctgcctcgctccctccgcCGGGCCCTCAGCGGTTGCCTGCGGGTTCCCCAACGACGGCTCCccagtcgcctgcgggtccccctgcTCGGGCGTGTATTTATGGAAAGAAAGAATTTATGGAAATCTTGGTAAACACAGATCAAAGAATAAGTAGCCTATAGAATTAGGATAATAAAAGCCTATcgattcttaaaaatgcatttattttcataATACCAAAGTCACAATGTAATAAGGGGGTCTGTGTGTAAATATAGGTTTGAATTATAAAAGTCGTTCGATTCACTCAAACGAACGTTACTAGACCTCTACTTAAAGTAGTAATTTTAACACTTCAACGGTGTGATATCAAATATGATGTGTGTTCTCAACATAAAAAATTTATTATTGAGGGAAATTGTGTCATGATATGC from Brienomyrus brachyistius isolate T26 chromosome 3, BBRACH_0.4, whole genome shotgun sequence encodes the following:
- the mgmt gene encoding methylated-DNA--protein-cysteine methyltransferase isoform X3, encoding MSDRNQMKRPNPCTLKMVALLTPLGRIEVSGCEAGVHNISIQSDGTLDERPSGCMLVDTLENVPSELQVCVDWLLSYFQNPRSLQKGDMPALHHAILLEDTFTSRVLHTLLRYVKIGETVSYKRLAEMAGNIRAARAVGGAMRRNPVPLLIPCHRVISSDRQPGNYMGGKGNHMKCWLLAHERAGGWDSPPPQGGTGPFLITRPRTGAIASTDRDCAQATALLL
- the mgmt gene encoding methylated-DNA--protein-cysteine methyltransferase isoform X2, whose protein sequence is MKRPNPCTLKMVALLTPLGRIEVSGCEAGVHNISIQSDGTLDERPSGCMLVDTLENVPSELQVCVDWLLSYFQNPRSLQKGDMPALHHAILLEDTFTSRVLHTLLRYVKIGETVSYKRLAEMAGNIRAARAVGGAMRRNPVPLLIPCHRVISSDRQPGNYMGGKGNHMKCWLLAHERAGGWDSPPPQGGTGVRRSCDSANRPGLKDCSELLGGSRRSDVNTEEMNQK
- the mgmt gene encoding methylated-DNA--protein-cysteine methyltransferase isoform X1 — encoded protein: MSDRNQMKRPNPCTLKMVALLTPLGRIEVSGCEAGVHNISIQSDGTLDERPSGCMLVDTLENVPSELQVCVDWLLSYFQNPRSLQKGDMPALHHAILLEDTFTSRVLHTLLRYVKIGETVSYKRLAEMAGNIRAARAVGGAMRRNPVPLLIPCHRVISSDRQPGNYMGGKGNHMKCWLLAHERAGGWDSPPPQGGTGVRRSCDSANRPGLKDCSELLGGSRRSDVNTEEMNQK